One genomic window of Polyangium aurulentum includes the following:
- a CDS encoding GNAT family N-acetyltransferase, which produces MSIRPATPADIPRLMEIREAVRENRLSDPKVVPASDYCEFIAHSGIWVWEEFGQILGFSAGDTRSGWVWALFVDPPYERRGIGRALLPEACASLRRAGHQILKLSTAPGTRAERFYLADGWRPAGRSASGEIVFEKVG; this is translated from the coding sequence ATGTCCATTCGTCCAGCCACGCCCGCCGACATTCCTCGCCTCATGGAGATTCGCGAGGCCGTGCGGGAGAACCGCCTGTCGGATCCGAAGGTGGTCCCGGCGAGCGATTACTGCGAGTTCATCGCGCACTCGGGCATCTGGGTCTGGGAGGAGTTCGGCCAGATCCTCGGCTTCTCGGCGGGCGACACGAGGAGCGGCTGGGTCTGGGCGCTGTTCGTCGATCCCCCCTACGAGCGGCGAGGGATCGGCCGCGCGCTCCTGCCCGAGGCGTGCGCCTCGCTGCGCCGCGCGGGGCACCAGATCCTGAAGCTCAGCACGGCCCCGGGGACGCGCGCCGAGCGATTCTATCTCGCCGACGGCTGGCGCCCGGCGGGGCGCTCGGCGAGCGGGGAGATCGTCTTCGAGAAGGTCGGCTAG